In Apodemus sylvaticus chromosome 8, mApoSyl1.1, whole genome shotgun sequence, one genomic interval encodes:
- the Kctd9 gene encoding BTB/POZ domain-containing protein KCTD9 isoform X1, with the protein MRRVTLFLNGSPRNGKVVAVYGTLSDLLSVASSKLGIKATSVYNGKGGLIDDIALIRDDDVLFVCEGEPFIDPQTDTRPPGGLLASHTDWLTLNVGGRYFTTTRSTLVNKEPDSMLAHMFKDKGVWGNKQDHRGAFLIDRSPEYFEPILNYLRHGQLIVNDGINLLGVLEEARFFGIDSLIEHLEVAIKNSQPPEDHSPISRKEFVRFLLATPTKSELRCQGLNFSGADLSRLDLRYINFKMANLSRCNLAHANLCCANLERADLSGSVLDCANLQGVKMLCSNAEGASLRLCNFEDPSGLKANLEGANLKGVDMEGSQMTGINLRVATLKNAKLKNCNLRGATLAGTDLENCDLSGCDLQEANLRGSNVKGAIFEEMLTPLHMSQSVR; encoded by the exons ATGCGGCGGGTCACGCTGTTCTTGAACGGCAGCCCGAGGAACGGCAAG GTGGTTGCTGTATATGGAACTTTGTCTGACTTGCTCTCAGTAGCTAGCAGTAAACTCGGCATAAAAGCCACCAGTGTATATAATGGGAAAGGCGGACTGATTGATGATATTGCTTTGATCAG GGATGATgatgtgttgtttgtgtgtgaagGAGAGCCATTTATTG ATCCTCAGACAGATACTAGACCACCTGGAGGATTGCTAGCATCCCACACAGACTGGCTGACATTAAATGTAGGAGGTCGATACTTTACAACAACAAG GAGCACTTTAGTGAATAAAGAACCCGACAGTATGCTGGCGCACATGTTCAAGGACAAAG GTGTCTGGGGAAATAAGCAAGATCATAGAGGAGCTTTCTTAATTGACCGAAGTCCTGAGTACTTTGAACCTATTTTGAACTACTTACGTCATGGACAGCTCATTGTAAATGATGGCATTAACTTATTGG GTGTGCTAGAAGAAGCCAGGTTTTTTGGTATTGACTCACTGATTGAACACCTAGAAGTGGCCATAAAG AATTCCCAACCACCAGAGGATCATTCACCAATATCCCGAAAGGAATTTGTTCGATTTCTGCTGGCCACTCCAACCAAGTCTGAGCTGCGCTGCCAG GGTTTAAACTTCAGTGGTGCTGATCTTTCCCGTTTGGACCTTCGATACATTAACTTCAAAATGGCCAATTTAAGCCGCTGCAACCTCGCACATGCAAATCTCTGCTGTGCTAATCTTGAACGAGCTGATCTTTCTGGATCAGTGCTCGAC tgtgcaaatctccagggggtCAAGATGCTCTGCTCCAATGCAGAAGGCGCATCCCTGCGGCTCTGTAACTTTGAGGATCCTTCAGGTCTTAAAGCCAACTTAGAGG GTGCTAATCTGAAAGGTGTGGACATGGAAGGAAGCCAGATGACAGGGATTAACCTCAGAGTTGCCACCTTGAAAAATGCGAAACTGAAGAACTGTAATCTCAGAGGAGCAACTCTGGCAGGAACTGATTTAGAA AACTGTGATTTGTCGGGGTGTGACCTCCAGGAAGCCAACCTGAGAGGCTCCAACGTGAAGGGTGCCATATTTGAAGAGATGCTGACACCATTACATATGTCCCAGAGTGTCAGATGA
- the Kctd9 gene encoding BTB/POZ domain-containing protein KCTD9 isoform X3, with product MLAHMFKDKGVWGNKQDHRGAFLIDRSPEYFEPILNYLRHGQLIVNDGINLLGVLEEARFFGIDSLIEHLEVAIKNSQPPEDHSPISRKEFVRFLLATPTKSELRCQGLNFSGADLSRLDLRYINFKMANLSRCNLAHANLCCANLERADLSGSVLDCANLQGVKMLCSNAEGASLRLCNFEDPSGLKANLEGANLKGVDMEGSQMTGINLRVATLKNAKLKNCNLRGATLAGTDLENCDLSGCDLQEANLRGSNVKGAIFEEMLTPLHMSQSVR from the exons ATGCTGGCGCACATGTTCAAGGACAAAG GTGTCTGGGGAAATAAGCAAGATCATAGAGGAGCTTTCTTAATTGACCGAAGTCCTGAGTACTTTGAACCTATTTTGAACTACTTACGTCATGGACAGCTCATTGTAAATGATGGCATTAACTTATTGG GTGTGCTAGAAGAAGCCAGGTTTTTTGGTATTGACTCACTGATTGAACACCTAGAAGTGGCCATAAAG AATTCCCAACCACCAGAGGATCATTCACCAATATCCCGAAAGGAATTTGTTCGATTTCTGCTGGCCACTCCAACCAAGTCTGAGCTGCGCTGCCAG GGTTTAAACTTCAGTGGTGCTGATCTTTCCCGTTTGGACCTTCGATACATTAACTTCAAAATGGCCAATTTAAGCCGCTGCAACCTCGCACATGCAAATCTCTGCTGTGCTAATCTTGAACGAGCTGATCTTTCTGGATCAGTGCTCGAC tgtgcaaatctccagggggtCAAGATGCTCTGCTCCAATGCAGAAGGCGCATCCCTGCGGCTCTGTAACTTTGAGGATCCTTCAGGTCTTAAAGCCAACTTAGAGG GTGCTAATCTGAAAGGTGTGGACATGGAAGGAAGCCAGATGACAGGGATTAACCTCAGAGTTGCCACCTTGAAAAATGCGAAACTGAAGAACTGTAATCTCAGAGGAGCAACTCTGGCAGGAACTGATTTAGAA AACTGTGATTTGTCGGGGTGTGACCTCCAGGAAGCCAACCTGAGAGGCTCCAACGTGAAGGGTGCCATATTTGAAGAGATGCTGACACCATTACATATGTCCCAGAGTGTCAGATGA
- the Gnrh1 gene encoding progonadoliberin-1 isoform X2 has product MTTSAVSVEPGADLFAKHSLLCVLMSLRMDMMPKLMAAVLLLTVCLEGCSPQHWSYGLRPGGKRNTEHLVDSFQEMGKEVDQMTEPQHFECTVHWPRSPLRDLRGALESLIEEEARQKKM; this is encoded by the exons ATGACTACCTCTGCAGTTTCTGTGGAGCCAGGTGCTGACCTCTTTGCTAAGCATTCTTTACTCTGTGTCCTGATGTCCCTTAGAATGGACATGATGCCCAAACTGATGGCCGCTGTTCTTCTGCTGACTGTGTGTCTGGAAGGCTGCTCCCCCCAGCACTGGTCCTATGGCTTGCGCCCtgggggaaagagaaacactgaaCACTTGGTTGACTCTTTCCAAGAG ATGGGCAAGGAGGTGGATCAAATGACAGAACCCCAGCACTTCGAATGCACTGTCCACTGGCCCCGTTCACCGCTCAGGGATCTGCGAGGAGCTTTG GAAAGTCTGATTGAAGAGGAAGCCAGGCAGAAGAAGATGTAA
- the Gnrh1 gene encoding progonadoliberin-1 isoform X1, with protein sequence MVCLALFSPAGKASVSQKKNHIKRRLGRQNHRSTQPTNGRLVSLWLSHPNRMDMMPKLMAAVLLLTVCLEGCSPQHWSYGLRPGGKRNTEHLVDSFQEMGKEVDQMTEPQHFECTVHWPRSPLRDLRGALESLIEEEARQKKM encoded by the exons ATGGTCTGTCTTGCACTCTTCTCTCCAGCGGGGAAGGCTTCAGtgtcccagaaaaaaaatcatataaaaaggAGGCTAGGCAGACAGAATCATCGAAGTACTCAACCCACCAACGGGCGCTTGGTATCCCTTTGGCTTTCACATCCAAACag AATGGACATGATGCCCAAACTGATGGCCGCTGTTCTTCTGCTGACTGTGTGTCTGGAAGGCTGCTCCCCCCAGCACTGGTCCTATGGCTTGCGCCCtgggggaaagagaaacactgaaCACTTGGTTGACTCTTTCCAAGAG ATGGGCAAGGAGGTGGATCAAATGACAGAACCCCAGCACTTCGAATGCACTGTCCACTGGCCCCGTTCACCGCTCAGGGATCTGCGAGGAGCTTTG GAAAGTCTGATTGAAGAGGAAGCCAGGCAGAAGAAGATGTAA
- the Kctd9 gene encoding BTB/POZ domain-containing protein KCTD9 isoform X2 — MRRVTLFLNGSPRNGKVVAVYGTLSDLLSVASSKLGIKATSVYNGKGGLIDDIALIRDDDVLFVCEGEPFIDPQTDTRPPGGLLASHTDWLTLNVGGRYFTTTRSTLVNKEPDSMLAHMFKDKGVWGNKQDHRGAFLIDRSPEYFEPILNYLRHGQLIVNDGINLLGVLEEARFFGIDSLIEHLEVAIKNSQPPEDHSPISRKEFVRFLLATPTKSELRCQCANLQGVKMLCSNAEGASLRLCNFEDPSGLKANLEGANLKGVDMEGSQMTGINLRVATLKNAKLKNCNLRGATLAGTDLENCDLSGCDLQEANLRGSNVKGAIFEEMLTPLHMSQSVR, encoded by the exons ATGCGGCGGGTCACGCTGTTCTTGAACGGCAGCCCGAGGAACGGCAAG GTGGTTGCTGTATATGGAACTTTGTCTGACTTGCTCTCAGTAGCTAGCAGTAAACTCGGCATAAAAGCCACCAGTGTATATAATGGGAAAGGCGGACTGATTGATGATATTGCTTTGATCAG GGATGATgatgtgttgtttgtgtgtgaagGAGAGCCATTTATTG ATCCTCAGACAGATACTAGACCACCTGGAGGATTGCTAGCATCCCACACAGACTGGCTGACATTAAATGTAGGAGGTCGATACTTTACAACAACAAG GAGCACTTTAGTGAATAAAGAACCCGACAGTATGCTGGCGCACATGTTCAAGGACAAAG GTGTCTGGGGAAATAAGCAAGATCATAGAGGAGCTTTCTTAATTGACCGAAGTCCTGAGTACTTTGAACCTATTTTGAACTACTTACGTCATGGACAGCTCATTGTAAATGATGGCATTAACTTATTGG GTGTGCTAGAAGAAGCCAGGTTTTTTGGTATTGACTCACTGATTGAACACCTAGAAGTGGCCATAAAG AATTCCCAACCACCAGAGGATCATTCACCAATATCCCGAAAGGAATTTGTTCGATTTCTGCTGGCCACTCCAACCAAGTCTGAGCTGCGCTGCCAG tgtgcaaatctccagggggtCAAGATGCTCTGCTCCAATGCAGAAGGCGCATCCCTGCGGCTCTGTAACTTTGAGGATCCTTCAGGTCTTAAAGCCAACTTAGAGG GTGCTAATCTGAAAGGTGTGGACATGGAAGGAAGCCAGATGACAGGGATTAACCTCAGAGTTGCCACCTTGAAAAATGCGAAACTGAAGAACTGTAATCTCAGAGGAGCAACTCTGGCAGGAACTGATTTAGAA AACTGTGATTTGTCGGGGTGTGACCTCCAGGAAGCCAACCTGAGAGGCTCCAACGTGAAGGGTGCCATATTTGAAGAGATGCTGACACCATTACATATGTCCCAGAGTGTCAGATGA